A window of Strigops habroptila isolate Jane chromosome 5, bStrHab1.2.pri, whole genome shotgun sequence contains these coding sequences:
- the YBEY gene encoding endoribonuclease YbeY — translation MSVALRNAQRVVPVRRAPLRRAVCALRAALGASRFDVGLVCAGNGLMRRLNGAYRHCPEPTDVLSFPFHRVAVGELPRPRCRDEYNLGDIFLGVEYIHQQCRATGEDFDSVLAVTAAHGLCHLLGYQHNTKAEWQQMYQKEVEILEELNRLTGSSLRPLTAGLF, via the exons ATGAGTGTGGCGCTGCGGAACGCCCAGCGGGTAGTGCCGGTGCGCCGGGCCCCGCTCCGCCGCGCCGTGTGCGCCCTGCGGGCCGCCCTGGGCGCTTCCCGCTTCGATGTGGGGCTGGTCTGCGCCGGCAACGGGCTGATGCGGCGTCTGAACGGCGCGTACCGGCACTGCCCGGAGCCCACCGAcgtcctctccttccccttccaccGGGTGGCGGTGGGGGAGCTGCCGCGGCCGCGCTGCCGCGACGAGTACAACTTGGGGGACATCTTCCTGGGGGTAGAGTACATCCACCAGCAGTGCCGCGCCACCGGGGAGGACTTCGACAGCGTCCTGGCG GTGACGGCAGCCCACGGATTGTGCCATTTGCTTGGCTACCAGCACAACACAAAAGCCGAGTGGCAACAG ATGTACCAGAAGGAGGTGGAGATCCTGGAGGAGCTGAACCGCCTCACGGGCTCCAGCCTCCGGCCCCTGACCGCGGGCCTCTTCTGA
- the POFUT2 gene encoding GDP-fucose protein O-fucosyltransferase 2 — MAAQGSGCRLPPPLVLLGLAVLALPPPAAAQPPPAALRAGHAASSLPAAAAAPRTRYLLYDVNPPEGFNLRRDVYIRIASLLKTLLKSENWVLVLPPWGRLYHWQSPDILQVRLPWSDFFDLPSLNRNIPVIEYEQFLAESGGPFIEQIYVLQGYAEGWKEGTWEEKIDERPCIDQLMYSKDKHEYYRGWFWGYEETRGLNVSCLSVQGSASIVAPILLKNTSAQSVMLDRAENLLHDHYGGRDYWNTRRSMVFAKHLRVAGDEFRNKYLQSTDEADRTHYNEDWTQMKVKIGTALGGPYLGVHLRRKDFIWGHREDVPSLQGAVKKIRSLLGMLQLQRVFVATDAVEEEVELLKKLLPEMVRFEPSWEELELYKDGGLAVIDQWICAHARYFIGTSVSTFSFRIHEEREILGFDPKTTYNRFCGEKEKNCEQPTHWKIVY, encoded by the exons ATGGCGGCGCAGGGCTCCGGAtgccgcctcccgccgccgctggtgctgctgggccTGGCCGTGCTcgccctcccgccgcccgccgccgcgcagccgccgcccgccgcgctcCGCGCCGGCCACGCCGCCTCCTCGctgcccgccgccgctgccgcgcCGCGCACCAG ATACCTTTTGTATGATGTAAATCCTCCTGAAGGGTTCAACCTCCGCAGAGATGTCTACATTCGCATTGCTTCCCTTCTAAAGACCTTGCTGAAAAGTGAAAACTGGGTGTTAGTTCTGCCTCCCTGGGGACGTCTTTATCACTGGCAGAGCCCCGACATCCTTCAGGTCCGGCTCCCTTGGTCTGACTTCTTTGATCTCCCAAGCCTCAACAGGAACATTCCCGTCATTGAATACGAGCAGTTCCTTGCAG AGTCAGGTGGGCCCTTTATTGAACAGATTTACGTCCTACAAGGCTACGCAGAAGGGTGGAAAGAAGgaacatgggaagaaaaaatagatgAAAGGCCATGCATTGATCAGCTTATGTACTCCAAAGACAAACACGAATACTACAG GGGATGGTTCTGGGGTTATGAGGAAACGCGGGGCCTAAATGTCTCTTGTTTGTCTGTCCAAGGATCTGCCTCTATTGTGGCTCCCATCCTTTTGAAGAACACTTCAGCACA GTCAGTGATGTTAGACAGAGCTGAAAACCTTCTTCATGACCACTACGGAGGGAGAGATTATTGGAAT ACCCGTCGGAGCATGGTGTTTGCTAAACACCTCCGTGTAGCAGGAGATGAGTTTAGAAACAAATACCTTCAATCCACCGATGAGGCAGACAGGACTCACTACAATGAGGACTGGACACAGATGAAG GTTAAGATAGGCACAGCTCTAGGTGGTCCATACCTTGGGGTTCATCTCAGAAGGAAAGACTTCATCTGGGGTCACAGAGAAGACGTGCCTTCCCTGCAAGGAGCTGTAAAGAAAATTCGCAGCCTCTTGGGGATGCTTCAACTTCAAAGAGTTTTTGTAGCCACTGATGCTGTCGAGGAGG aGGTTGAATTGCTCAAGAAACTGCTGCCTGAGATGGTGAGATTTGAACCCTCTTGGGAGGAGCTGGAGCTCTACAAAGATGGGGGCTTGGCTGTGATTGACCAGTGGATCTGTGCACATGCAAG gTATTTTATAGGCACCTCAGTTTCAACATTTTCCTTCCGGATCCATGAGGAAAGGGAGATCCTGGGATTTGATCCAAAAACAACTTACAACCGGTTTTGTggtgaaaaggagaaaaactgtgAGCAGCCAACTCACTGGAAAATCGTGTactaa